A single Brassica rapa cultivar Chiifu-401-42 chromosome A04, CAAS_Brap_v3.01, whole genome shotgun sequence DNA region contains:
- the LOC103863698 gene encoding protease Do-like 10, mitochondrial, with product MLLRSIRTVEHLRRISASSVSAYLTSPSLVSRALPRESALSSPISRFYYSNPHHRHTTTTSSPVSSRWRISIRHMSRRRNAAKGSAAYSSAVDLAMDSVVKIFTVSTSPSYFLPWQNKSQRESMGSGFVISGRRIITNAHVVADHSFVLVRKHGSPIKHRAKVEAIGHECDLAVLVIDSEVFWEGMNSLELGDIPLLREEVFVVGYPQGGDNISVTKGVVSRVEPTQYVHGATQLMAIQIDAAINPGNSGGPAIMGNKVAGVAFQNLAGGENIGYIIPTPVIKHFINGVEESGKYTGFCSMGVSCQPMENAQIRSIYQMSSEMTGVLISKINPLSDAHKILNKEDVILAFDGVPIGNDGTVPLRKKERITFDHMVSMKKPNETALVKVLREGKEHEFCITLRPLQPLVPVHQFDQLPSYYIFAGFVFVPLTQPYLHEYGEDWYNTCPRRLCERALRDLPEKSNQQLVIISQVLMDDINTGFERLAELQVKKVNGVEVDNLRHLCQLIENCDTENLKLDLDDGRVLALKYQDARLATSLILKRHRIASAMSSDLLIEQNNLATELAASCSTAVV from the exons atgctgCTCCGGTCAATTCGCACCGTCGAGCACCTCCGCAGAATCTCCGCTTCTTCGGTTTCCGCGTACCTCACTTCTCCTTCCTTAGTAAGCAGAGCATTACCGAGGGAGAGTGCTCTGTCTTCTCCTATCTCTAGATTCTATTACTCTAATCCTCATCATCGACACACGACGACTACATCGTCACCGGTTTCTTCACGGTGGCGTATCAGCATAAGACATATGTCACGGCGGAGAAATGCCGCAAAAGGGTCGGCGGCGTATTCTTCAGCGGTGGATTTGGCGATGGACTCGGTGGTGAAGATATTCACAGTTTCGACGAGTCCTAGCTACTTCCTTCCTTGGCAGAATAAGTCCCAGCGAGAATCCATGGGCTCTG GATTCGTAATATCTGGAAGAAGGATTATAACGAACGCGCACGTGGTGGCTGATCACTCCTTCGTGCTAGTGAGGAAGCACGGGTCCCCTATAAAGCACAGAGCTAAAGTTGAGGCTATCGGACACGAGTGTGATTTAGCCGTTTTGGTGATTGATAGTGAAGTTTTTTGGGAAGGAATGAACTCTTTGGAGCTGGGAGATATACCGCTTCTGAGGGAAGAAGTGTTTGTAGTTGGCTATCCTCAAG GTGGTGATAACATCTCTGTTACGAAAGGTGTTGTGTCTCGTGTTGAACCCACCCAATATGTTCACGGTGCCACCCAGCTAATGGCTATTCAAATAGATGCTGCTATCAACCCTGGAAACAGCGGTGGCCCAGCAATCATGGGAAACAAAGTAGCTGGCGTTGCTTTTCAAAATCTTGCAGGTGGTGAGAACATTGG TTATATCATTCCAACACCGGTAATAAAGCATTTCATAAACGGTGTTGAAGAATCTGGAAAATACACTGGTTTCTGCTCAATGGGTGTATCATGCCAGCCTATGGAGAATGCTCAGATCCGTAGCATCTATCAGATGAGTTCTGAAATGACAGGGGTTCTTATAAGCAAGATTAACCCTCTCTCCGATGCTCATAAAATTCTGAACAAGGAAGATGTTATTCTCGCATTTGATGGTGTTCCCATTGGAAATGATGGCACTG TTCCTCTCCGGAAGAAGGAGCGGATCACTTTTGATCATATGGTATCTATGAAGAAACCAAATGAGACAGCTCTGGTTAAAGTCTTGAGGGAAGGAAAAGAACATGAGTTTTGTATCACTCTCAGACCT CTACAACCGCTGGTTCCAGTGCATCAGTTCGACCAGCTTCcaagttattatatatttgcGGGCTTTGTATTCGTGCCTCTCACTCAGCCATACCTACACGAATACGGAGAAGATTGGTACAACACTTGTCCCCGCAGATTGTGCGAGCGTGCATTAAGAGATCTACCTGAAAAATCTAATCAACAACTTGTCATTATCTCTCAG GTGTTAATGGATGATATCAACACAGGATTTGAGCGTCTTGCAGAGCTGCAA GTGAAGAAAGTGAATGGAGTGGAAGTGGATAATCTGAGACATTTATGCCAGCTCATAGAGAACTGTGACACAGAAAATCTGAAATTGGATTTAGACGATGGGAGAGTACTCGCCTTGAAGTACCAAGACGCAAGATTAGCCACTTCTCTGATTTTGAAACGGCACAGAATAGCGTCTGCCATGTCCAGCGATCTGCTTATTGAACAAAATAATCTAGCAACTGAGTTGGCTGCTTCTTGTTCTACTGCGGTTGTTTGA
- the LOC103863699 gene encoding uncharacterized protein LOC103863699, translating into MMSSSWEIQLMETAKEELEILQAQYPNRFAYLKSDLQSFISNLSEDHAPPSRASSSPLVLSQESSNCKNKQKHKKRKYTNELFGDQTSSSTGKIHKNNNHKMVQRVVTKRKTRVEMVLERAQLCLQKIRDVKASLC; encoded by the exons ATGATGTCGTCTTCGTGGGAGATTCAACTAATGGAAACGGCTAAGGAGGAACTTGAGATTCTTCAGGCTCAATATCCCAACCGCTTCGCCTACCTCAAGTCCGACCTTCAGTCTTTCATCTCTAACCTCAGTGAAGACCACGCGCCTCCGTCACGTGCCTCCTCCTCCCCCCTCGTCCTCAGCCAAG AGTCATCAAACTGTAAGAACAAGCAGAAACACAAGAAGAGAAAGTACACAAATGAATTATTTGGAGATCAGACATCGTCATCAACGGGAAAGATCCACAAGAACAATAATCATAAGATGGTTCAGAGAGTGGTCACAAAGAGAAAAACTAGAGTTGAAATGGTTCTTGAAAGGGCCCAACTTTGTCTCCAGAAGATAAGAGACGTGAAAGCGTCTTTGTGTTAG
- the LOC103863700 gene encoding NDR1/HIN1-like protein 6, giving the protein MSEHLKIHPVSDPEAPLPPTHPTVPRVSRGSSRSEHGDTTKESVTQPPQLDSPQRKKKGRRSCWCRCVCYTLLVLFLLIVVVGAAVGILYLVFRPKLPDYNIDRLQLTRSILNNQDSSLSTAFNVTITAKNPNEKIGIYYEDGSKISVLYMQTRLSNGSLPKFYQGHENTTIIFVEMTGYTQNATSLMATLLEQQQLTGSIPLRIRVTQPVRIKLGKLKLPEVKFFVRCGVFVDSLSANSVIRVRNSNCKFRFRL; this is encoded by the exons ATGTCCGAACACCTGAAAATCCATCCAGTGAGCGATCCGGAAGCTCCACTACCTCCGACGCATCCAACGGTTCCTCGTGTCTCACGTGGCTCCTCAAGATCAGAACACGGTGACACAACCAAAGAATCTGTGACGCAACCACCACAGTTGGATTCTCCTCAAAGGAAGAAGAAAGGAAGGAGAAGCTGTTGGTGTAGGTGTGTGTGTTACACGCTCCTCGTTCTCTTTCTTCTTATTGTCGTCGTAGGAGCGGCCGTTGGTATACTCTACCTTGTCTTTAGACCAAAGTTACCGGATTACAATATCGACCGGTTACAGCTCACGCGGTCTATACTCAATAACCAAGATTCGAGTTTGTCGACCGCGTTTAACGTCACCATTACGGCCAAAAATCCCAACGAGAAGATTGGAATTTACTATGAAGACGGAAGCAAAATTAGCGTCTTGTACATGCAAACCAGACTTAGCAATG GGTCATTGCCGAAATTTTACCAAGGACATGAGAATACGACCATTATATTCGTAGAAATGACTGGTTATACTCAGAATGCAACCAGTTTAATGGCGACATTGCTAGAGCAGCAACAGTTAACTGGAAGCATACCGTTGCGGATTAGAGTTACCCAACCGGTTCGGATCAAGCTTGGGAAATTAAAGCTGCCGGAAGTAAAATTCTTTGTGAGGTGTGGTGTATTCGTTGATAGCTTGTCTGCTAACAGTGTTATTAGGGTTAGGAATAGTAACTGCAAATTCAGATTTAGACTATAA